From Leopardus geoffroyi isolate Oge1 chromosome B4, O.geoffroyi_Oge1_pat1.0, whole genome shotgun sequence, a single genomic window includes:
- the ZNF438 gene encoding zinc finger protein 438 isoform X1, giving the protein MQNFLSIPPKDQQGESNISSGTIQSGKGLQNKSQFRTIAPKIMPKVLTSRVLPCPSSSLSDQVNPGPSINAKPLGVPTQNYALMQVAGQEGTFSLVALPHVASAQPIQKPRLALPENLKLPIPRYQPPRNNKGSRKKPTRSSSESGAGIPPAQTQTSPSPPDRPKPPHRPGQSEQVPSLDPGPSSISMAALTNHGGPGDSPPPGTNDHGDLNPSATPMVSTPEEPSAKPGLAVTPGKATLASEETCSKPSPVASGKRREQADLTKAMTILSPAVFSSAVQLISPVPRGKLPILPYARGRTAEVCGGQSDVSLTDGSVPGLRAACGKASSIPEGFTAATKMLGKTPAPQSPCESTFCAATRPDLSHKAKLSGGAAKRRVRKRKVPDEILAFQGKRRKCVISKCKDSKERVKADPQESSDQKPGSLKKYRSIMPKPVIVVSALAPLASPAGVFQPQTPGSLGQDMLLNSPLSPKYPGCRQDSGTSPKPGSALRNGLSGIKKPWHRCHVCNHHFQFKQHLRDHMNTHTNRRPYSCRVCRKAYVRPGSLSAHMKLHHAENRLKKLVCCEFCAKVFGHVRVYFGHLKEVHRVVISTEPSPGERQPGDVSKNRGLTARGPEGPVERENKSSLEEDLLLTQAEEVKLQIKCGRCQITAQSFAEIKFHLLYVHGEEIQGRLQEEILPGSTGAQEELVKHTAPFRKQHPERRRLLKRAPPDEDLNAFPKLKRQLCLHHHTDVDRFRKMEGAQAGPREPLPGAVPRGSASPSPHTLLFGDRSGFNCVLCAQTLARKEEVLQHWEQEHNCEDPPKLWTILNAFSSQGVTGPPGETEK; this is encoded by the exons GTGAGTCCAACATCTCTTCTGGAACGATTCAGAGTGGGAAAGGTTTGCAGAATAAGAGTCAGTTTAGGaccattgcaccaaaaatcatgcCCAAAGTCCTGACATCCCGAGTGCTGCCGTGCCCTTCATCATCACTCTCTGATCAGGTGAATCCAGGACCCTCCATCAACGCCAAGCCTCTGGGGGTGCCCACCCAAAATTACGCTCTGATGCAGGTTGCTGGACAGGAGGGGACGTTTTCTCTCGTTGCTCTGCCACATGTCGCCTCTGCTCAGCCAATCCAGAAACCCAGACTGGCGCTGCCTGAAAATCTGAAGCTGCCTATTCCTCGATACCAACCCCCAAGAAATAACAAAGGATCGAGAAAGAAACCCACTCGGAGTTCCTCTGAGAGTGGTGCTGGCATACCTCCTGCCCAAACCCAAacgtccccctccccacctgaccGTCCCAAACCCCCACACAGACCTGGTCAATCAGAGCAAGTGCCGTCACTAGACCCAGGCCCGTCCAGCATCAGCATGGCGGCACTGACCAACCATGGTGGCCCCGGAGACTCTCCACCCCCAGGGACCAACGACCATGGGGATCTGAACCCTTCTGCCACCCCGATGGTATCCACACCAGAAGAGCCCTCAGCCAAGCCGGGCCTCGCAGTGACTCCAGGGAAAGCAACCCTGGCAAGTGAGGAAACCTGCAGTAAACCTTCTCCCGTTGCCAGTGGGAAACGGAGAGAACAAGCTGATCTTACAAAAGCCATGACCATTTTATCACCAGCTGTTTTCAGCAGTGCAGTTCAGCTGATCTCTCCAGTCCCCAGAGGTAAACTGCCCATCCTGCCCTATGCCAGAGGGAGAACAGCGGAGGTGTGTGGAGGCCAGTCAGACGTGAGCCTCACAGATGGCTCTGTGCCCGGGCTCAGGGCAGCCTGTGGTAAGGCATCCTCCATCCCAGAGGGCTTTACTGCAGCCACCAAGATGCTCGGCAAGACACCTGCTCCACAGAGCCCCTGTGAAAGTACCTTTTGTGCGGCCACCAGACCAGATCTCAGCCACAAAGCAAAACTCAGTGGTGGGGCAGCAAAGAGAAGAGTAAGAAAACGAAAGGTACCAGATGAAATTTTGGCATTTcagggaaaaaggaggaaatgtgtCATTAGTAAGTGTAAAGATAGTAAAGAAAGAGTAAAAGCCGATCCGCAAGAATCCAGTGACCAAAAACCAGGGTCTCTGAAGAAATACCGCAGCATTATGCCCAAGCCTGTGATTGTCGTGTCTGCTTTGGCTCCCCTGGCTTCTCCTGCAGGCGTGTTCCAGCCCCAGACACCAGGCAGCCTCGGGCAGGACATGTTGTTAAACAGTCCCCTCAGCCCGAAGTATCCCGGCTGTAGGCAGGATAGTGGCACCTCCCCGAAGCCCGGCTCTGCGCTGAGAAACGGACTCTCGGGCATTAAGAAACCGTGGCACAGGTGTCACGTCTGTAACCACCACTTCCAGTTCAAACAGCACCTTCGTGaccacatgaacacacacactaACAGACGGCCTTACAGCTGCCGAGTCTGCCGCAAGGCCTATGTACGTCCCGGCAGCCTGAGCGCACACATGAAACTCCATCACGCGGAGAACCGTCTGAAGAAACTCGTGTGCTGTGAGTTTTGTGCAAAAGTGTTTGGCCACGTCAGGGTCTACTTCGGCCACCTAAAAGAAGTGCACCGGGTTGtcatcagcacggagccttccCCCGGCGAAAGGCAGCCGGGGGATGTGTCAAAGAACAGAGGCCTGACTGCGCGAGGGCCGGAGGGACCCGTGGAGAG GGAAAACAAGTCAAGCCTAGAAGAAGACCTCCTCCTAACCCAGGCGGAGGAAGTCAAATTACAAATCAAATGTGGCCGTTGTCAGATCACTGCCCAGTCTTTTGCTGAAATCAAGTTTCATTTACTTTACGTTCACGGAGAGGAAATTCAGGGCCGGCTGCAAGAGGAGATCTTACCGGGAAGCACAGGAGCTCAGGAAGAACTGGTGAAACACACCGCTCCTTTCAGGAAACAACATCCTGAGAGAAGGAGGCTACTCAAGCGTGCTCCCCCTGATGAGGACTTAAATGCATTTCCTAAGCTGAAAAGGCAGCTGTGCCTTCATCATCACACTGATGTGGACAGGTTCAGGAAAATGGAGGGAGCCCAGGCGGGACCCAGGGAGCCGCTGCCAGGGGCGGTCCCCCGGGGCTCTGCGAGTCCCAGCCCCCACACCCTCCTCTTTGGGGACCGTTCAGGCTTTAACTGTGTCCTCTGTGCACAGACGCTGGCCAGGAAGGAAGAAGTCCTCCAGCACTGGGAACAAGAGCACAACTGTGAGGACCCTCCCAAGCTGTGGACGATTTTAAATGCATTCTCTAGCCAGGGGGTGACCGGACCTCCTGGGGAGACTgagaaatga
- the ZNF438 gene encoding zinc finger protein 438 isoform X2, whose product MPKVLTSRVLPCPSSSLSDQVNPGPSINAKPLGVPTQNYALMQVAGQEGTFSLVALPHVASAQPIQKPRLALPENLKLPIPRYQPPRNNKGSRKKPTRSSSESGAGIPPAQTQTSPSPPDRPKPPHRPGQSEQVPSLDPGPSSISMAALTNHGGPGDSPPPGTNDHGDLNPSATPMVSTPEEPSAKPGLAVTPGKATLASEETCSKPSPVASGKRREQADLTKAMTILSPAVFSSAVQLISPVPRGKLPILPYARGRTAEVCGGQSDVSLTDGSVPGLRAACGKASSIPEGFTAATKMLGKTPAPQSPCESTFCAATRPDLSHKAKLSGGAAKRRVRKRKVPDEILAFQGKRRKCVISKCKDSKERVKADPQESSDQKPGSLKKYRSIMPKPVIVVSALAPLASPAGVFQPQTPGSLGQDMLLNSPLSPKYPGCRQDSGTSPKPGSALRNGLSGIKKPWHRCHVCNHHFQFKQHLRDHMNTHTNRRPYSCRVCRKAYVRPGSLSAHMKLHHAENRLKKLVCCEFCAKVFGHVRVYFGHLKEVHRVVISTEPSPGERQPGDVSKNRGLTARGPEGPVERENKSSLEEDLLLTQAEEVKLQIKCGRCQITAQSFAEIKFHLLYVHGEEIQGRLQEEILPGSTGAQEELVKHTAPFRKQHPERRRLLKRAPPDEDLNAFPKLKRQLCLHHHTDVDRFRKMEGAQAGPREPLPGAVPRGSASPSPHTLLFGDRSGFNCVLCAQTLARKEEVLQHWEQEHNCEDPPKLWTILNAFSSQGVTGPPGETEK is encoded by the exons atgcCCAAAGTCCTGACATCCCGAGTGCTGCCGTGCCCTTCATCATCACTCTCTGATCAGGTGAATCCAGGACCCTCCATCAACGCCAAGCCTCTGGGGGTGCCCACCCAAAATTACGCTCTGATGCAGGTTGCTGGACAGGAGGGGACGTTTTCTCTCGTTGCTCTGCCACATGTCGCCTCTGCTCAGCCAATCCAGAAACCCAGACTGGCGCTGCCTGAAAATCTGAAGCTGCCTATTCCTCGATACCAACCCCCAAGAAATAACAAAGGATCGAGAAAGAAACCCACTCGGAGTTCCTCTGAGAGTGGTGCTGGCATACCTCCTGCCCAAACCCAAacgtccccctccccacctgaccGTCCCAAACCCCCACACAGACCTGGTCAATCAGAGCAAGTGCCGTCACTAGACCCAGGCCCGTCCAGCATCAGCATGGCGGCACTGACCAACCATGGTGGCCCCGGAGACTCTCCACCCCCAGGGACCAACGACCATGGGGATCTGAACCCTTCTGCCACCCCGATGGTATCCACACCAGAAGAGCCCTCAGCCAAGCCGGGCCTCGCAGTGACTCCAGGGAAAGCAACCCTGGCAAGTGAGGAAACCTGCAGTAAACCTTCTCCCGTTGCCAGTGGGAAACGGAGAGAACAAGCTGATCTTACAAAAGCCATGACCATTTTATCACCAGCTGTTTTCAGCAGTGCAGTTCAGCTGATCTCTCCAGTCCCCAGAGGTAAACTGCCCATCCTGCCCTATGCCAGAGGGAGAACAGCGGAGGTGTGTGGAGGCCAGTCAGACGTGAGCCTCACAGATGGCTCTGTGCCCGGGCTCAGGGCAGCCTGTGGTAAGGCATCCTCCATCCCAGAGGGCTTTACTGCAGCCACCAAGATGCTCGGCAAGACACCTGCTCCACAGAGCCCCTGTGAAAGTACCTTTTGTGCGGCCACCAGACCAGATCTCAGCCACAAAGCAAAACTCAGTGGTGGGGCAGCAAAGAGAAGAGTAAGAAAACGAAAGGTACCAGATGAAATTTTGGCATTTcagggaaaaaggaggaaatgtgtCATTAGTAAGTGTAAAGATAGTAAAGAAAGAGTAAAAGCCGATCCGCAAGAATCCAGTGACCAAAAACCAGGGTCTCTGAAGAAATACCGCAGCATTATGCCCAAGCCTGTGATTGTCGTGTCTGCTTTGGCTCCCCTGGCTTCTCCTGCAGGCGTGTTCCAGCCCCAGACACCAGGCAGCCTCGGGCAGGACATGTTGTTAAACAGTCCCCTCAGCCCGAAGTATCCCGGCTGTAGGCAGGATAGTGGCACCTCCCCGAAGCCCGGCTCTGCGCTGAGAAACGGACTCTCGGGCATTAAGAAACCGTGGCACAGGTGTCACGTCTGTAACCACCACTTCCAGTTCAAACAGCACCTTCGTGaccacatgaacacacacactaACAGACGGCCTTACAGCTGCCGAGTCTGCCGCAAGGCCTATGTACGTCCCGGCAGCCTGAGCGCACACATGAAACTCCATCACGCGGAGAACCGTCTGAAGAAACTCGTGTGCTGTGAGTTTTGTGCAAAAGTGTTTGGCCACGTCAGGGTCTACTTCGGCCACCTAAAAGAAGTGCACCGGGTTGtcatcagcacggagccttccCCCGGCGAAAGGCAGCCGGGGGATGTGTCAAAGAACAGAGGCCTGACTGCGCGAGGGCCGGAGGGACCCGTGGAGAG GGAAAACAAGTCAAGCCTAGAAGAAGACCTCCTCCTAACCCAGGCGGAGGAAGTCAAATTACAAATCAAATGTGGCCGTTGTCAGATCACTGCCCAGTCTTTTGCTGAAATCAAGTTTCATTTACTTTACGTTCACGGAGAGGAAATTCAGGGCCGGCTGCAAGAGGAGATCTTACCGGGAAGCACAGGAGCTCAGGAAGAACTGGTGAAACACACCGCTCCTTTCAGGAAACAACATCCTGAGAGAAGGAGGCTACTCAAGCGTGCTCCCCCTGATGAGGACTTAAATGCATTTCCTAAGCTGAAAAGGCAGCTGTGCCTTCATCATCACACTGATGTGGACAGGTTCAGGAAAATGGAGGGAGCCCAGGCGGGACCCAGGGAGCCGCTGCCAGGGGCGGTCCCCCGGGGCTCTGCGAGTCCCAGCCCCCACACCCTCCTCTTTGGGGACCGTTCAGGCTTTAACTGTGTCCTCTGTGCACAGACGCTGGCCAGGAAGGAAGAAGTCCTCCAGCACTGGGAACAAGAGCACAACTGTGAGGACCCTCCCAAGCTGTGGACGATTTTAAATGCATTCTCTAGCCAGGGGGTGACCGGACCTCCTGGGGAGACTgagaaatga